Genomic window (Candidatus Thorarchaeota archaeon):
GCTGGAGCTTCTCGTATGTGCTTCTGTAAGGCCAGCTTGTGTCAAGATCCCACTCATGGAGGGTGTAGTATCTATCAAGCATCTTGGCAAGCTCTTCTGGATTGTTTGTCTCGCCCTTGAGAGGACCCGAAGCTGCCCCCTCATGCATCAACCGATATGGTAGGTCATCATGTTTTCGAGTAGCTCCTCGTGTAACGTTGAACGCTTTCTCTAGAGTTACCACACGTCTACCGGTACGCATCATAGTCTCTTCA
Coding sequences:
- a CDS encoding aldehyde:ferredoxin oxidoreductase translates to EETMMRTGRRVVTLEKAFNVTRGATRKHDDLPYRLMHEGAASGPLKGETNNPEELAKMLDRYYTLHEWDLDTSWPYRSTYEKLQLKDVANYLDALGRLPEE